A genomic window from Leptolyngbya sp. NIES-2104 includes:
- a CDS encoding IS630 family transposase, producing the protein MILLKQYAAIVKPEFKQLRYFAQDESRFGLKTTVGRLITSLGVKPLGIWQWQFNAFWIYGAVEPITGQQFFLQFTHVDSECYQLFLEQFSQAYPDSLNILQVDNGAFHKAKDLVIPDNIILLFQPPYCPELNPIERLWQHLKKDLRWALFQNLIQLQNKVDELIADLTTHTVASVTGFSFIIDALSVAGIS; encoded by the coding sequence CTGATCCTGCTCAAACAGTATGCAGCAATTGTAAAACCGGAATTTAAGCAACTTCGCTACTTTGCCCAGGACGAAAGTCGGTTTGGGTTAAAGACGACAGTTGGACGCTTGATCACAAGTTTAGGCGTGAAACCATTGGGTATCTGGCAATGGCAGTTCAACGCCTTTTGGATCTATGGGGCAGTAGAACCAATCACTGGACAGCAGTTCTTCCTGCAATTCACGCATGTTGATAGCGAGTGCTACCAATTGTTTCTTGAACAATTCTCTCAAGCCTATCCCGATAGTCTCAACATTCTCCAAGTCGATAACGGGGCTTTCCATAAAGCCAAGGATCTGGTCATCCCTGACAACATTATTTTGCTCTTTCAACCGCCTTATTGTCCTGAATTGAATCCAATCGAACGGTTGTGGCAGCACTTGAAGAAGGATTTGCGCTGGGCACTGTTTCAGAACCTGATTCAACTGCAAAATAAAGTGGACGAACTCATTGCCGATTTAACTACGCATACCGTTGCTTCTGTAACTGGTTTTAGCTTTATCATAGATGCACTATCTGTCGCAGGTATCAGTT